One genomic segment of Suttonella sp. R2A3 includes these proteins:
- the tatA gene encoding twin-arginine translocase TatA/TatE family subunit, which produces MGISPIQLLIVLVIVVLIFGGKRLRSLGSDLGHAIKGFKEVNKEDKEAKTKAQERVRHDQTDDDVIEGEVKKEDHTH; this is translated from the coding sequence ATGGGGATTAGTCCAATTCAATTGTTGATCGTGTTGGTGATTGTCGTGTTGATTTTTGGCGGCAAGCGCTTACGTAGTCTGGGCTCGGATCTAGGGCACGCGATTAAAGGGTTCAAAGAAGTCAACAAAGAAGACAAAGAAGCAAAAACGAAAGCGCAGGAGCGCGTCCGTCATGATCAAACCGACGACGATGTGATCGAAGGTGAGGTCAAAAAAGAAGACCATACCCACTAA